One window of the Solanum stenotomum isolate F172 chromosome 11, ASM1918654v1, whole genome shotgun sequence genome contains the following:
- the LOC125844890 gene encoding cysteine proteinase inhibitor 1-like, with amino-acid sequence MTIKLFSVFSLTLSIILISSIFFYFSAALGGAVGGWTPLNDVNTPEVVAIGQFAVNEHNKEAGTKLEFQSITKGESQVVAGINYRLVINAKDGGHVRKYLVVVWDKPWEKIKKLTSFKQM; translated from the coding sequence atgaccatCAAATTATTTTCTGTTTTCTCCTTGACTCTGTCAATTAtcttaatttcttcaattttcttctatttctccgCCGCATTGGGTGGTGCAGTTGGTGGTTGGACCCCGTTAAATGACGTAAATACCCCTGAAGTGGTTGCGATAGGACAATTCGCGGTGAATGAGCACAATAAAGAGGCAGGGACAAAATTGGAATTTCAAAGTATTACTAAAGGAGAAAGTCAAGTCGTTGCCGGAATAAATTATCGACTTGTAATTAACGCTAAAGATGGAGGTCATGTTCGTAAATATTTGGTGGTTGTATGGGATAAGCCATGGgagaaaattaagaaacttACTTCCTTCAAACAAATGTAA